One Lactobacillus sp. CBA3606 DNA segment encodes these proteins:
- the tsf gene encoding translation elongation factor Ts codes for MAKISAAQVKELRDKTGVGMMDAKKALVETEGDMQKAVDVLREKGVAKAEKKSGRVAAEGMAVVAIHDDHAAIVEVNSETDFVASSDQFKDLVDIVADQIALEAPASVEDALTLKTTKGTINDAIIETSQVTGEKISLRRFKVIEKSADQNFGAYLHNGGQIGVLVVLDGADAETAKDVAMHVAAINPEYVSRAEVPSETLAHEKEVLVKEAQNEGKPEKIIEKMVEGRLNKWLSEISLDDQEFVKDSDQTVAHYVESKGGKVNTFVRFEVGEGIEKQTGSFVDEVMSQIKD; via the coding sequence ATGGCAAAGATTTCAGCAGCACAAGTTAAAGAACTCCGTGACAAAACGGGTGTTGGTATGATGGATGCTAAAAAGGCATTAGTTGAAACTGAAGGCGACATGCAAAAGGCCGTTGATGTTTTACGTGAAAAAGGCGTTGCTAAAGCTGAAAAGAAGAGTGGCCGCGTTGCCGCTGAAGGCATGGCTGTTGTCGCAATTCATGATGACCACGCTGCCATCGTGGAAGTTAACTCAGAAACTGACTTTGTTGCCTCAAGCGACCAATTCAAAGACTTAGTTGATATCGTTGCTGACCAAATTGCTTTAGAAGCACCAGCATCTGTTGAAGATGCTTTGACCTTAAAGACCACTAAGGGCACGATCAATGATGCAATCATCGAAACGAGTCAAGTTACTGGTGAAAAGATCAGCTTACGTCGTTTCAAAGTGATCGAAAAGAGTGCCGACCAAAACTTTGGCGCTTACCTGCATAATGGTGGCCAAATTGGGGTTCTGGTCGTCTTAGACGGTGCCGATGCTGAAACTGCTAAGGATGTTGCAATGCATGTTGCTGCTATTAACCCAGAATACGTTTCTCGGGCTGAAGTTCCTAGCGAAACCTTGGCACATGAAAAAGAAGTCTTGGTTAAAGAAGCTCAAAATGAAGGCAAACCTGAAAAAATCATCGAAAAGATGGTTGAAGGTCGCTTGAATAAATGGCTTTCAGAAATCAGCTTAGACGATCAAGAATTCGTTAAGGATTCTGACCAAACAGTTGCCCACTACGTTGAATCAAAGGGTGGCAAGGTTAATACCTTTGTTCGCTTTGAAGTCGGCGAAGGCATCGAAAAACAAACTGGTAGCTTCGTTGATGAAGTTATGAGCCAAATCAAAGACTAA
- the rpsB gene encoding 30S ribosomal protein S2: protein MAVISMKQLLEAGVHFGHQTRRWNPKMKPYIFTERNGIYIIDLQKTVKMIDSAYNFVKDTAADDGVILFVGTKKQAQDSIEEEATRAGQYYVNHRWLGGTLTNWNTIQTRIKRLKSLKKMEEDGTFDRLPKKEVSLLMKQRAKLEKFLGGIEDMPRIPDAIFIVDPRKEQIAVKEAQKLNIPIVAMVDTNTDPDDIDVIIPSNDDAIRAVRLITSKVADAIIEGRQGEDEDVTEASFKGDKDAKKSVDSLEDIVEAVEGDNTKSDNK, encoded by the coding sequence ATGGCTGTTATTTCTATGAAACAATTGCTTGAAGCCGGTGTCCATTTCGGTCACCAAACTCGTCGTTGGAACCCAAAGATGAAACCATACATCTTTACGGAACGTAACGGAATCTACATCATTGACTTACAAAAGACGGTTAAGATGATTGATTCAGCTTACAACTTTGTTAAAGATACCGCTGCTGACGATGGCGTTATTTTGTTTGTTGGGACTAAGAAGCAAGCCCAAGATTCAATCGAAGAAGAAGCTACCCGTGCTGGTCAATACTACGTTAACCATCGTTGGTTAGGTGGGACTTTGACTAACTGGAACACCATCCAAACTCGGATCAAGCGTCTTAAATCTTTGAAGAAGATGGAAGAAGACGGTACTTTTGATCGTTTGCCTAAGAAGGAAGTTTCATTATTAATGAAACAACGGGCAAAGCTTGAGAAGTTCTTGGGCGGTATCGAAGATATGCCTCGGATTCCAGATGCTATCTTTATTGTTGACCCTCGTAAGGAACAAATTGCGGTTAAGGAAGCTCAAAAATTGAACATTCCAATCGTAGCGATGGTTGATACTAATACTGATCCTGACGATATTGATGTTATCATCCCTTCAAATGACGATGCTATTCGTGCCGTTCGTTTGATTACTTCTAAAGTGGCTGATGCCATTATTGAAGGTCGTCAAGGTGAAGACGAAGACGTTACTGAAGCCTCTTTCAAGGGCGACAAGGATGCTAAAAAGTCAGTTGACTCTTTAGAAGACATCGTTGAAGCTGTTGAAGGTGACAACACCAAGTCTGACAATAAATAA
- a CDS encoding HAD family hydrolase, which yields MIKAIVFDIDDTLYDQKSPFGMALTKTLETPVTPTDLAQIFNRFRDFTDRTFNQVTTHDLTLEAWQTARLRHALATFTTAKIKTDWAIQFEIAYQQALKEIQFFPELAPALEKLSHCFQIGIIANGPANTQRAKLHQLQIERYVHPDNIFISEELGIAKPDPSIFTTWAHQAGIKANQAAYVGDNIALDMTSAKHAGWQTFWFNHRLNLQIQPNVIPDQIIQSPAELAELLLALAQAATV from the coding sequence ATGATCAAAGCCATTGTTTTTGACATAGATGATACACTCTATGATCAAAAATCGCCATTTGGTATGGCTCTCACCAAGACACTTGAAACACCGGTGACGCCCACTGACCTGGCACAAATTTTTAACCGTTTTCGCGACTTTACTGATCGGACCTTTAATCAAGTCACGACTCATGATTTGACCCTTGAAGCTTGGCAAACAGCCCGTTTACGGCATGCGCTGGCTACCTTCACAACGGCAAAAATCAAAACTGACTGGGCTATCCAATTTGAAATAGCTTATCAACAAGCACTCAAGGAAATTCAATTTTTCCCGGAATTAGCACCAGCGCTTGAAAAACTAAGCCACTGTTTTCAAATTGGTATTATCGCTAATGGTCCGGCCAACACCCAACGGGCGAAGTTACACCAATTACAAATTGAACGTTATGTTCATCCGGATAATATTTTTATTTCGGAAGAGCTCGGCATTGCTAAACCAGACCCTTCAATTTTTACAACTTGGGCCCACCAAGCCGGGATTAAAGCTAACCAAGCGGCCTACGTCGGTGACAATATCGCTTTAGATATGACTAGCGCTAAACACGCTGGTTGGCAGACGTTCTGGTTCAATCATCGCCTAAATTTACAGATCCAACCTAATGTTATTCCTGACCAAATCATTCAAAGTCCGGCTGAACTCGCTGAGTTATTATTAGCGCTAGCACAAGCTGCGACAGTTTAA
- a CDS encoding D-2-hydroxyacid dehydrogenase: MKIIAYAVRDDERPFFKTWMEEHPDVEVKLVPDLLDEKTAELAKGFDGADVYQQKDYTAAVLTKLADEGVKNISLRNVGVDNVDVPTVKERGLNISNVPAYSPSAIAELSVTQLMQLLRQTPKFNKKLANQDFRWAPNISKELNTLTVGVIGTGRIGRAAIDIFKGFGAKVIGYDVYRNAELDKEGMYVDTLDELYAQADVITLHVPALKDNYHMLNADAFGKMKDGTYILNFARGTLIDSEDLIKALDSGKVAGAALDTYEYETKIFNKDLEGQTIDDKVFMNLFNRDNVLITPHTAFYTETAVHNMVHISMDNNKQFIETGKADTQVKFD; this comes from the coding sequence ATGAAAATTATTGCATATGCTGTACGTGATGACGAACGTCCATTCTTTAAGACTTGGATGGAAGAACATCCCGATGTTGAAGTTAAGTTAGTCCCAGACTTACTTGACGAAAAGACTGCCGAATTGGCTAAGGGCTTTGATGGCGCCGATGTATACCAACAAAAGGATTACACCGCTGCTGTTTTAACTAAGTTAGCTGACGAAGGTGTTAAGAACATCTCACTTCGTAACGTTGGGGTTGACAATGTCGACGTCCCAACTGTTAAGGAACGTGGCTTGAACATCTCTAACGTACCTGCATATTCACCAAGTGCCATTGCTGAATTATCAGTTACCCAATTGATGCAATTACTACGTCAAACCCCTAAGTTCAACAAGAAGTTAGCTAACCAAGACTTCCGTTGGGCACCAAACATCAGCAAGGAATTAAACACCTTGACTGTTGGGGTTATCGGTACTGGCCGGATTGGCCGCGCCGCAATTGACATCTTTAAAGGCTTCGGTGCCAAGGTTATCGGTTACGATGTTTATCGTAATGCTGAACTTGACAAAGAAGGAATGTACGTTGACACCTTAGACGAATTATACGCCCAAGCTGATGTTATTACGTTACATGTTCCAGCTTTGAAGGATAACTATCACATGTTAAATGCTGATGCCTTCGGTAAGATGAAAGATGGGACTTACATCTTAAACTTTGCTCGTGGGACTCTTATCGATTCAGAAGATTTGATCAAGGCTTTAGACAGTGGCAAAGTTGCCGGTGCTGCCCTTGACACTTATGAATACGAAACTAAGATCTTTAACAAAGACCTTGAAGGTCAAACGATTGATGACAAGGTCTTCATGAACTTGTTCAACCGCGACAACGTTTTGATTACACCACATACAGCTTTCTATACTGAAACTGCTGTTCATAACATGGTGCACATCTCAATGGACAACAACAAACAATTCATCGAAACTGGTAAAGCTGATACGCAAGTTAAGTTTGACTAA
- a CDS encoding GIY-YIG nuclease family protein, producing MATKAYYFYVLLCADQTLYGGFTDDLERRLATHNAGKGAKYTRPKTRRPLKMIYHECFADKSSALKAEYAFKHQPRMAKLRYLAAHGVEI from the coding sequence ATGGCGACTAAAGCGTACTATTTTTATGTGTTGTTGTGTGCAGATCAAACGTTGTACGGGGGTTTTACTGATGATTTGGAGCGCCGGTTAGCAACGCATAACGCCGGCAAAGGGGCTAAATACACTCGGCCTAAAACACGCCGCCCCTTAAAAATGATCTATCACGAGTGTTTTGCAGATAAGTCGTCAGCTTTAAAGGCCGAATATGCGTTTAAACATCAACCTAGAATGGCTAAACTACGGTATTTAGCAGCACATGGTGTGGAAATTTAA